One Fibrobacter sp. UWB13 DNA window includes the following coding sequences:
- a CDS encoding Z1 domain-containing protein encodes MDEILSLAYYITYATRRADAPIGFNFLRQAENFIAALMPFEAATQDYYDDDLVALINIHIARDEFLDVLAQIERGVRPRNVSLPVRGVVPNPQERPSFFENYINNIHDDRTKSSVCQTINRLNEVMQGISYNGVDENGNPVVEANNPKSRPNGLVVGRVQSGKTRNYIGLMLKAFDEGWNTIFVLTSNSTELRTQTASRIAKDFAKAGITDRFARQVDVSIRNGNLPANDTNGFLYWGVVIKEVNNIGNFKQWLSDSRAVHQNMRVMIIDDEADNASPNSNNDPNLLEDAEIDLELEKLTCLAEDEQFAGLVDVVEWFKNLRTLNAEHAALIFAKNILAEGARSATVQRDALLRNQNWCNLTGATEEIVREIYRYYNVGNRKPNVKEFILLVKSILSIATDRSQINGGIIEIVDKTHDAVEYTYNFKHCAYIAYTATPYACILNENPNATSIYPDFIQSLDKSNQYFGLAEIFGRYDPDNLNSRMPILQTFSDEEAVLVDKVKNGARIADDLSVEGDEWVGLKDAISYFICSAAARRVRRLRDIPVIENNGNEEFYSSIRDDLWTSMLVNIHHTIGVMDGAKDAIKTYLRNFLRRDDFIDVCHEAWVHMTGEFTEEYFRQLFPNYGEFEPYPSWEALLPHLEYFQGVDKIQVVVLNTGISGREDSNRYANNGDGVQRYTDDRAWIVCGGNKISRGLTLPGLTVSYFDRLNKTIPVDTMTQMGRWFGYRRGYEMLPRIWMKPANLQELKKIAQVEELLHPSIRENFDNHYSPADPNHFQTVYSFGRKLSGREQSRRRMDAPMGALIHSKALPIQRDSVLAAYSIVNRFVTEHQEKVRNPEEYQYNKIPLWENVPVEDVVRTLTELRDFYPEKTKRVLNALIRDINSSLINEWDVVLGTPAIGVLDSVPENRPCFRIGNFMLSGANPRIFHKDGVLEAESRLHISFYANFPTTVLEETTQYYKDYFSHHRENVPQGKDLPEGFRNKSDSRYMAKAFAGLKIPSNKKPVLQFYVIDPQGNVEGLEAGIPLIAISVYWPEHNPDYFVANEVGYEPPPRSIDKTHVFVKVNRILQEANFPMTTAALRAKFLEFYPLRKFPNAETVYNANVRRGNENGYGYYQFPGKDAYASINWAEMENAEAKIARAFLEKIAMILRGTTNQLSIDELKNAVLAADARWNENLMPSTPAELQRLIGNHPEYNLKCAPGRPYRFWFNREGM; translated from the coding sequence ATGGACGAAATTCTTTCTCTCGCCTATTATATCACTTACGCGACTCGTAGGGCTGACGCTCCTATTGGTTTCAACTTTCTTCGTCAAGCAGAAAACTTTATTGCAGCGTTGATGCCTTTTGAAGCTGCTACTCAAGATTACTATGATGACGATCTTGTTGCTTTAATTAATATACACATTGCTAGAGATGAGTTTTTAGATGTCCTAGCGCAAATAGAGCGGGGGGTTCGGCCGCGAAATGTCAGTTTGCCAGTAAGAGGTGTTGTCCCTAATCCTCAAGAACGTCCGAGTTTTTTTGAAAACTATATCAACAATATCCATGATGATAGAACAAAATCGTCGGTTTGCCAGACCATCAATCGCTTGAATGAGGTTATGCAAGGCATTTCCTATAATGGTGTTGATGAAAATGGCAATCCTGTTGTTGAGGCTAATAATCCAAAGTCTAGACCGAATGGTTTGGTTGTTGGTCGAGTCCAGTCGGGTAAGACGCGCAACTATATCGGCTTGATGTTAAAGGCTTTTGATGAAGGTTGGAATACAATCTTTGTTTTAACGAGTAATAGCACTGAACTTCGTACACAGACTGCTAGTCGAATTGCCAAAGATTTTGCCAAAGCCGGTATAACGGATAGGTTTGCTCGTCAGGTAGATGTAAGTATTAGAAATGGAAATCTTCCTGCGAATGACACAAATGGTTTCCTCTATTGGGGCGTGGTAATTAAAGAAGTTAATAATATTGGAAATTTCAAGCAATGGTTGAGTGATAGTCGTGCTGTTCATCAGAATATGCGCGTTATGATTATCGATGATGAAGCTGATAATGCAAGTCCGAATTCTAATAATGATCCCAATTTGTTAGAGGACGCAGAAATTGATTTGGAACTTGAAAAGTTGACTTGTCTTGCTGAAGATGAACAATTTGCAGGACTAGTAGATGTTGTTGAATGGTTCAAAAATCTTAGAACATTGAATGCTGAACATGCTGCATTAATTTTTGCTAAAAATATTTTAGCAGAAGGTGCAAGGTCGGCTACTGTTCAACGCGATGCACTTCTTCGAAATCAAAATTGGTGCAACCTGACTGGTGCGACGGAAGAAATTGTTCGTGAAATTTATAGATACTATAATGTTGGCAATAGAAAGCCAAATGTAAAAGAATTTATTTTATTGGTAAAATCAATTCTGTCTATCGCAACTGACAGAAGTCAAATCAATGGTGGCATCATTGAAATCGTGGATAAGACCCATGATGCTGTCGAATACACGTATAATTTTAAACATTGTGCTTATATTGCCTATACAGCAACGCCTTATGCTTGTATCTTGAATGAAAATCCGAACGCAACTTCCATTTATCCTGATTTTATTCAATCACTAGACAAATCAAATCAGTATTTTGGCCTTGCTGAAATTTTTGGACGGTATGATCCTGATAATCTAAATTCGAGAATGCCTATTTTGCAAACTTTTTCGGACGAGGAAGCTGTTCTCGTTGATAAAGTTAAAAATGGTGCTAGAATAGCGGACGATTTATCTGTTGAAGGTGATGAATGGGTTGGCTTGAAGGATGCAATCAGCTATTTTATTTGTTCTGCCGCTGCTCGCCGCGTACGCCGTTTGAGAGATATTCCTGTTATAGAGAATAATGGAAATGAAGAATTTTATTCGTCTATACGAGACGATTTATGGACATCAATGTTGGTAAACATCCATCATACGATTGGAGTTATGGATGGAGCTAAAGATGCTATAAAAACATATTTGCGAAATTTCTTACGGAGAGACGATTTTATAGATGTTTGTCATGAAGCGTGGGTGCATATGACAGGCGAATTTACCGAAGAATATTTTAGGCAGCTTTTCCCCAATTATGGGGAATTTGAACCCTATCCAAGTTGGGAAGCTCTTTTGCCTCATTTAGAGTATTTTCAAGGCGTGGATAAAATCCAGGTTGTAGTGTTGAATACAGGTATTAGCGGTAGAGAAGATTCAAATCGTTACGCAAATAATGGTGATGGTGTTCAACGTTATACGGATGATCGTGCTTGGATTGTTTGTGGTGGTAACAAAATTTCTCGTGGTTTAACGCTTCCGGGGCTTACTGTTAGCTATTTTGACCGATTGAACAAAACGATTCCCGTGGATACGATGACCCAAATGGGGCGTTGGTTCGGTTATCGTCGTGGTTATGAAATGTTACCGCGAATTTGGATGAAACCTGCAAATTTACAGGAATTGAAGAAAATCGCCCAGGTTGAAGAATTGCTTCATCCAAGCATTAGAGAAAATTTTGATAATCATTATTCTCCGGCTGATCCGAACCATTTCCAAACGGTTTATTCATTTGGTAGAAAACTCTCTGGGAGAGAACAAAGTCGCAGAAGAATGGATGCTCCGATGGGAGCTTTAATCCATTCTAAAGCATTGCCTATTCAGAGAGACTCTGTTTTGGCTGCTTATAGTATTGTTAATCGTTTTGTTACGGAACATCAAGAAAAGGTTCGAAATCCGGAAGAGTACCAGTATAATAAAATTCCTTTATGGGAGAATGTTCCTGTAGAAGATGTTGTTAGGACATTGACCGAATTACGAGATTTCTATCCTGAAAAAACGAAACGCGTTTTGAATGCTTTAATTAGGGATATTAATAGTAGCCTAATAAATGAATGGGATGTTGTCTTAGGTACACCAGCTATTGGAGTGCTGGATAGTGTGCCGGAAAATAGGCCTTGTTTCCGAATAGGGAATTTTATGCTTTCTGGAGCAAATCCGAGAATATTCCATAAGGATGGTGTCTTGGAAGCTGAATCCAGACTTCACATTTCGTTCTATGCTAATTTCCCGACAACTGTTTTGGAAGAAACAACTCAATATTATAAGGATTATTTTAGTCATCATCGAGAAAATGTGCCTCAAGGTAAGGATTTGCCGGAAGGTTTCCGCAACAAATCAGATTCTCGTTATATGGCAAAGGCGTTTGCTGGTTTGAAAATCCCTTCAAATAAGAAGCCTGTATTGCAATTCTATGTGATTGATCCGCAGGGGAATGTAGAAGGACTCGAGGCGGGAATACCTTTAATCGCTATATCTGTTTATTGGCCAGAACACAATCCAGATTACTTCGTTGCAAATGAAGTTGGTTATGAACCTCCTCCACGTTCTATTGACAAAACTCATGTCTTTGTGAAAGTCAATAGAATTCTTCAGGAAGCTAACTTCCCCATGACGACAGCGGCTTTAAGGGCGAAATTCCTTGAGTTTTACCCGCTCCGCAAATTCCCGAATGCGGAAACCGTATATAATGCCAATGTGCGTCGCGGTAATGAGAATGGGTATGGTTATTACCAATTCCCGGGTAAAGATGCTTATGCTTCTATAAATTGGGCTGAAATGGAAAATGCGGAAGCAAAAATTGCTCGTGCCTTTTTGGAAAAAATCGCAATGATTTTACGAGGTACCACGAATCAATTGTCTATTGATGAATTAAAAAATGCAGTTCTTGCTGCGGATGCTAGATGGAATGAAAATTTGATGCCTTCAACTCCGGCTGAATTGCAAAGGCTTATAGGGAATCACCCTGAATATAATTTGAAGTGTGCGCCTGGCCGTCCGTATCGTTTTTGGTTTAATCGTGAGGGAATGTAA
- a CDS encoding DUF4258 domain-containing protein: MNITKHAFERMRERGFTVEMLGKVLRRKDLVRDPSDKEGVSKITSEVDNHFWTLIVSDDLKTLITVRRAHEDEEKKARKG, from the coding sequence ATGAATATTACAAAACACGCTTTTGAAAGAATGCGTGAAAGAGGCTTTACCGTAGAAATGCTTGGAAAAGTACTGCGGAGAAAAGACCTAGTACGGGATCCATCCGATAAAGAAGGTGTATCTAAAATCACATCCGAAGTTGACAATCATTTTTGGACATTAATTGTTTCTGACGATTTAAAAACTTTGATAACCGTAAGGAGAGCTCATGAAGATGAAGAGAAAAAAGCCCGAAAAGGTTAA
- a CDS encoding HNH endonuclease, whose protein sequence is MTTYFYIKFVAGITNVQDHASVRNELQIFFSKELRIWENGLFVKLGLNPPYELAPPSSPDSHYPNPENTDNAKDGEVRDVLSHDYERDPKNRAACLKHFGYKCQICGFDFSTFYGPEFAGKIEVHHIDPLCRTKSAHAIDPIKDLIPVCPNCHTALHGKTGASDEVYMPDELRAMIKRAKKE, encoded by the coding sequence TTGACTACTTATTTTTATATTAAATTTGTTGCGGGCATTACCAATGTGCAGGATCATGCAAGTGTCCGAAATGAACTGCAAATATTTTTTTCTAAAGAACTTCGTATTTGGGAAAATGGTCTATTTGTTAAATTAGGACTCAATCCGCCTTATGAATTGGCGCCTCCTTCTTCGCCTGACTCTCATTATCCTAATCCTGAAAATACTGATAATGCAAAAGATGGTGAAGTTCGCGATGTTCTTAGTCATGACTATGAGCGTGATCCCAAAAATCGTGCAGCCTGCTTAAAACACTTTGGTTATAAATGCCAAATATGTGGTTTTGATTTTTCAACTTTTTATGGGCCGGAATTTGCTGGGAAAATCGAGGTCCACCATATAGATCCGCTTTGTAGAACAAAATCAGCACATGCGATAGATCCCATAAAGGATTTGATTCCTGTATGCCCTAATTGTCATACTGCTCTACACGGTAAAACGGGTGCAAGTGACGAAGTCTATATGCCTGATGAGCTAAGAGCTATGATAAAACGAGCTAAAAAAGAATGA
- a CDS encoding site-specific DNA-methyltransferase, whose product MAGQKLELTWVGKNKPVKLEPRLLLEVPEKSYCAKTKHKGDIFDNMLIHGDNLLALKALESKFAGQVKCVYIDPPYNTGAAFEHYDDNKEHSIWLNLMKARLDLLKKLLSDEGILFVQIDNNECAYLKVLCDEVFGRENFQTMITCKVKSQGGLTANDAMFFDCSEYILVYSKSATKVTFNFLKTAVEKIDSKSKTAKNYNQVLRNIDYSKMELIKEIDGMTYYRIPKGAFEIIRLPVATMTAVDFYDNRNEIFRLTALSGGIGKKLKEQTADFINNDDLFVYEYIPTRGRDAGKRSRYFLYKGNKVSYLNNYVSVDDENKTLTKLEGASNIIFEDLWQGIASEGGVKLNNGKKPEKLLEMIISIATNPGDLVLDSFLGSGTTAAVAHKMNRRWIGIELGDHCETHAMSRLKNVVDGTDQSGISKSTGWQGGGGFRFYELAPSLIKKDEYGIDVIDRNHFDAAKLAEAVCKIMGFEYAPSQDEYFIHGQSTENAFIYVTTNFMTAEHIRSISQKLGNRHLSILCKAFDAVPADCENITISKIPKEILDKCEWGHDDYSLNVKNLPMSEIESEPSLNL is encoded by the coding sequence ATGGCTGGTCAAAAGTTGGAGCTTACATGGGTTGGCAAGAATAAGCCGGTAAAACTGGAACCGCGTTTATTGCTAGAAGTGCCCGAAAAGTCTTACTGCGCGAAAACGAAGCATAAAGGCGATATTTTTGATAATATGCTTATTCATGGTGATAACTTACTTGCGTTAAAAGCATTGGAAAGTAAGTTTGCCGGACAAGTGAAGTGTGTGTATATTGATCCTCCGTATAATACAGGTGCTGCGTTTGAACATTATGATGACAATAAGGAACATTCAATATGGTTGAATCTTATGAAGGCAAGATTGGATTTGTTAAAAAAATTGCTTTCAGATGAAGGAATATTGTTTGTTCAAATTGATAATAATGAATGTGCTTATTTGAAAGTTTTATGTGATGAAGTTTTCGGTAGAGAAAATTTCCAAACAATGATTACATGTAAAGTAAAGAGTCAAGGCGGACTCACAGCAAACGATGCAATGTTCTTTGACTGCAGTGAATACATTTTGGTTTATTCGAAATCCGCTACAAAAGTAACGTTTAATTTCCTTAAAACAGCCGTGGAAAAAATTGATTCCAAATCAAAAACTGCGAAGAATTACAATCAAGTTTTGCGGAATATTGATTATAGCAAGATGGAATTGATTAAAGAAATAGATGGAATGACGTATTATAGAATACCTAAAGGGGCTTTTGAAATTATTAGGCTGCCGGTAGCGACAATGACTGCTGTTGATTTTTATGACAATCGGAACGAGATTTTTAGGCTTACGGCTTTAAGTGGAGGAATTGGAAAAAAATTAAAAGAACAGACGGCGGATTTTATAAACAACGATGATTTGTTTGTGTATGAATATATCCCGACCAGAGGTAGGGATGCTGGAAAACGTTCACGCTATTTTTTATACAAGGGTAATAAAGTTAGCTATTTAAACAATTATGTGTCTGTTGATGATGAAAATAAAACTTTGACTAAGTTAGAAGGTGCAAGTAATATAATATTTGAAGATTTGTGGCAAGGTATTGCTTCAGAAGGTGGTGTAAAGCTAAATAATGGAAAGAAACCAGAAAAACTATTAGAAATGATTATTTCTATAGCAACAAATCCAGGTGATTTGGTTTTGGACTCTTTTTTGGGGTCGGGGACAACGGCCGCCGTTGCTCATAAGATGAATCGTCGATGGATTGGCATTGAATTAGGTGACCATTGCGAAACCCATGCGATGTCAAGATTAAAAAACGTGGTTGATGGGACCGATCAAAGTGGAATTAGCAAGTCTACTGGCTGGCAAGGTGGTGGCGGTTTCCGTTTCTATGAATTGGCTCCGTCACTCATCAAAAAAGATGAATATGGAATAGATGTAATTGATCGCAATCATTTTGATGCTGCTAAGCTTGCCGAAGCTGTATGCAAAATTATGGGCTTTGAATATGCACCAAGCCAAGATGAATACTTTATCCATGGACAAAGCACTGAAAATGCGTTTATTTATGTGACGACGAACTTTATGACTGCAGAGCATATTCGTTCCATTAGTCAAAAATTGGGTAATCGTCATTTAAGTATTCTTTGTAAAGCATTTGATGCTGTTCCGGCAGATTGTGAAAATATCACTATTTCTAAAATTCCAAAAGAGATTCTTGACAAGTGCGAATGGGGCCATGATGATTATAGCCTTAATGTTAAGAATTTGCCTATGTCGGAAATTGAATCGGAACCTTCTTTGAATTTGTAG
- a CDS encoding DEAD/DEAH box helicase family protein produces the protein MKLVDSISKCLSLRKPQKVALEHLSAVVEKFAEANLLKKDADIAEQLNIVQQYQQSASLTPMSDFDHGFSSMTFDMATGVGKTRLMGAFIAYLYKKFGLKNYLIVAPNTTIYEKLIADFTSGFDNKKYVFRGLDPLGWPSHRIITGENYNSVAAGTDVLDDVTPITVNIFNIAKLTEKQSAKENHLDKSDAAAALPRVRRISEFLGDSYFNILLKKEDLVVIMDEAHHYRAKAGYSAIDELHPVLGLELTATPTNQTRNILYSYGLPQAMHDGFVKIPAVAYRSNFNPANFTPEELEHLKLKEADLIHSNKKVALKDYEFNHGLKQNVKPFIFVISKDIAHAKQIEEYTQSKDFCDGKYKDKVLRIDSSSSDEEIKKLLLLEHPLNPYEIVIHCNKLGEGWDVTNLYTIVPLRAANELHLIMQSIGRGLRLPYGKRVGDKDVDQVVVVSHDNFDKVIEQAIKEMGLLEKIDLGAGTPGEAGSGVPRKVQITMKPKTEKLVAPVSAGAPATEDSAPSINVPQPSSVNTPEVAAGKILTQMNEDAGKGLKPNLNNPVYVQTTKDSLAEQGVSENVAEQGVEIVKHVTIDIPRITLTPKFAVTCNLDNFTIDGTEIKKLQPVDNKLMVRTVLSKQASSYILKVEERGDVFDEKDFMYHLMLEMAEIDEIDYDNNAKVVSDIACQVKDILLQCNKPSNIVVNYFGRICEIVKKQLLAHRTVGNLEYETRVEPGYVKLQIISGTINEGEKIRDFRDDKFVKSQIKSMAFNGFEKCLYDVQKFDSDPERKLMVELESDEILQKWFRATQTTFSIPYGADGSCYTPDIIMETANEKIMCEVKAANKMKDEEVLQKAAAGRIWCERASTEDIKPWKYILISEEEINQRPSLDVSGLLALGV, from the coding sequence ATGAAGCTTGTTGATAGTATTTCTAAGTGTTTAAGCCTTCGCAAGCCGCAGAAGGTAGCTCTCGAACACCTCTCTGCTGTTGTAGAAAAATTTGCAGAAGCCAATCTTTTGAAAAAAGATGCCGATATTGCAGAACAATTGAACATCGTTCAACAATATCAACAGTCTGCTAGTTTGACTCCTATGTCCGATTTTGATCATGGTTTTAGTTCCATGACATTTGACATGGCTACAGGCGTGGGTAAAACACGTTTGATGGGAGCTTTCATTGCCTACTTATATAAAAAGTTTGGTTTGAAAAATTATTTGATTGTTGCTCCAAATACCACGATTTACGAAAAACTTATTGCTGATTTTACTTCTGGTTTTGACAATAAAAAATATGTTTTTCGTGGGTTGGATCCTTTGGGATGGCCGTCGCATCGAATTATTACAGGGGAAAACTATAATAGCGTTGCTGCGGGGACTGATGTTCTTGATGATGTAACTCCTATTACAGTAAATATTTTCAATATTGCCAAATTGACGGAAAAGCAAAGTGCAAAAGAAAATCATTTAGATAAATCGGATGCCGCTGCAGCTCTTCCCCGAGTTCGTCGAATTTCAGAATTTTTGGGTGATAGTTACTTCAATATTCTTTTGAAAAAAGAAGATTTGGTAGTGATTATGGATGAAGCCCATCATTATAGGGCGAAAGCCGGATATAGCGCCATAGATGAACTTCATCCTGTTCTCGGCTTGGAACTGACGGCTACTCCAACTAATCAAACTAGGAATATCCTATATTCCTATGGTTTACCGCAAGCGATGCATGATGGCTTTGTCAAGATTCCTGCAGTAGCGTATCGTAGCAATTTCAATCCCGCTAATTTCACGCCAGAGGAATTGGAACATTTAAAACTTAAAGAAGCTGATTTAATTCATTCAAACAAAAAGGTTGCTTTGAAGGATTATGAGTTTAATCATGGCTTGAAACAAAATGTTAAACCGTTTATATTTGTAATCTCTAAAGATATCGCCCATGCTAAGCAGATTGAAGAATACACGCAGTCGAAAGATTTTTGTGATGGCAAATACAAAGATAAGGTATTGCGCATAGATAGTTCTTCAAGTGACGAAGAAATTAAAAAGCTGTTATTGCTTGAACACCCTTTGAATCCGTATGAAATTGTGATTCATTGCAACAAATTGGGAGAAGGGTGGGATGTCACGAATCTTTATACGATTGTTCCTTTGCGTGCTGCGAATGAGTTGCATTTGATTATGCAGTCCATTGGTCGAGGGCTTCGTTTGCCTTATGGCAAGCGTGTCGGAGATAAGGATGTCGACCAGGTGGTCGTTGTTTCGCATGATAACTTCGATAAAGTTATTGAACAAGCAATTAAAGAAATGGGCCTTCTAGAAAAGATTGACCTTGGTGCAGGAACTCCTGGCGAAGCCGGTAGTGGCGTTCCGCGTAAAGTGCAGATAACGATGAAACCCAAAACAGAAAAGCTGGTTGCTCCGGTTTCGGCTGGTGCTCCTGCTACGGAAGATTCTGCTCCGTCAATAAACGTTCCTCAACCGAGTTCTGTAAATACGCCTGAAGTTGCGGCAGGTAAGATTCTTACCCAAATGAATGAGGATGCTGGCAAAGGCTTAAAGCCAAACCTGAATAATCCTGTATACGTGCAAACGACAAAAGATTCTTTGGCTGAACAAGGTGTATCTGAAAATGTCGCGGAACAAGGCGTTGAAATTGTAAAACATGTGACGATTGATATTCCTCGAATTACATTGACTCCAAAATTTGCTGTAACATGCAATCTTGACAATTTTACCATTGATGGTACAGAAATAAAGAAGTTGCAACCTGTGGACAATAAATTGATGGTCCGAACGGTGTTGTCAAAGCAGGCTTCTTCTTATATCTTAAAGGTCGAAGAAAGAGGTGATGTCTTTGATGAAAAAGATTTCATGTATCATTTGATGCTTGAAATGGCTGAAATTGACGAAATTGATTATGACAACAATGCGAAAGTTGTTAGTGATATTGCTTGTCAAGTCAAAGATATCCTTCTGCAATGTAATAAACCGTCTAATATTGTTGTGAACTATTTCGGACGGATTTGTGAAATAGTGAAGAAACAACTTTTGGCTCACCGAACTGTTGGTAATTTGGAGTATGAAACTCGTGTAGAACCGGGATATGTCAAATTGCAAATCATAAGCGGAACTATCAACGAAGGTGAAAAAATTCGTGATTTCAGGGACGATAAATTTGTAAAAAGCCAAATTAAGTCTATGGCCTTTAACGGATTTGAAAAATGCCTTTATGATGTTCAAAAATTTGATAGCGATCCCGAACGCAAGTTGATGGTTGAATTGGAATCTGATGAGATTTTGCAGAAGTGGTTCCGTGCAACACAAACTACGTTCAGTATTCCGTATGGTGCAGATGGATCGTGCTACACTCCAGATATCATCATGGAAACAGCAAATGAAAAAATTATGTGTGAAGTGAAGGCTGCCAATAAAATGAAGGACGAAGAAGTTCTTCAAAAAGCGGCTGCCGGAAGAATCTGGTGTGAACGAGCTTCGACGGAAGATATTAAACCATGGAAGTATATCTTGATTTCTGAAGAAGAAATCAACCAAAGGCCGTCTTTAGATGTGAGCGGTTTACTTGCATTGGGCGTTTAA
- a CDS encoding alpha/beta fold hydrolase produces MIDYTVQTVKTDNFEMDYLKFGTGARTLVLLPGMSLKSTMGLASMVVDSYKIFADDFTVYLFDRKKNFGESYPMEQMAADTAEAMDALGIERACFIGISQGGMISQIIAEQYPQKVERLALGCSAARLNDMSRAVMTEWKRLAEARDIEALCSNFIDKVFSAETIRKYKKSLMRMNTNATEQDMARFCVLAKACLEYDAYPGLEKLKCPTFVLGAELDQVLGVIASREIAEVLKQNGTPVKLYVYENYGHAAYDEAPDYRARILEFMKG; encoded by the coding sequence ATGATTGATTATACCGTACAGACCGTAAAAACCGACAATTTTGAAATGGACTACCTCAAGTTTGGCACAGGCGCGCGTACGCTCGTGTTGTTACCGGGGATGAGTCTCAAGAGTACGATGGGCCTTGCCTCGATGGTAGTCGATTCGTATAAAATATTTGCAGATGATTTTACGGTTTATCTGTTCGACCGCAAAAAGAATTTCGGTGAATCGTATCCGATGGAACAGATGGCTGCTGACACTGCTGAAGCGATGGATGCGTTGGGCATTGAACGTGCGTGCTTCATTGGAATTTCGCAGGGCGGCATGATTTCGCAAATCATTGCTGAACAATACCCGCAGAAGGTCGAACGCTTGGCGCTCGGCTGCAGTGCTGCCCGCTTGAACGATATGTCTCGCGCGGTGATGACGGAATGGAAACGCCTCGCCGAAGCTCGCGATATCGAAGCCCTCTGCTCGAATTTTATAGACAAAGTTTTTTCTGCCGAAACAATCCGCAAGTACAAAAAGAGCCTGATGCGCATGAACACGAATGCAACGGAACAGGACATGGCACGCTTCTGCGTTTTGGCAAAGGCCTGCCTTGAATACGATGCATACCCGGGACTTGAAAAGCTCAAATGTCCGACGTTTGTTTTGGGCGCCGAACTCGACCAGGTCTTGGGCGTAATCGCCTCTCGCGAAATCGCAGAAGTGCTAAAGCAAAACGGCACGCCGGTGAAACTCTACGTTTACGAGAACTACGGCCATGCCGCCTATGACGAAGCTCCGGATTACCGTGCAAGGATTTTGGAGTTCATGAAGGGGTAG
- a CDS encoding PD-(D/E)XK motif protein: protein MADALDANLKEVLTDLMMQIGQTRQKIVRRFAGDFYFFSNFTQMGVAIAFRNEAKAFIRQLKTFSLARSAELQTSNGLLPGPFLTLSINPQEFDFENSLSVGIFVDLMIRFVDAEYREKFTTDPDICYTILADLLGNTFKETSPYAVLAEVQMLRMLNSQGLIHSVRENWPGPDGNVHDFELENCSVEVKSTLHAKDRPELVISSQHQLQRTGDKPLYVVLFQYENTGDLSIGEEVARYESPMIEINALVNKLKDKGIVEGSLSWQKQYHWIENPRFYEVTDDFPRITEDMFVNNQFPQDITKIIYHVDLRNQQAYTFEEFLNRISNN, encoded by the coding sequence ATGGCTGATGCTTTGGATGCTAACTTAAAAGAAGTACTGACTGATTTGATGATGCAAATTGGTCAGACTCGACAGAAGATAGTTCGTCGATTTGCTGGTGACTTCTACTTTTTTTCAAATTTTACTCAGATGGGCGTTGCAATCGCCTTCCGTAATGAAGCGAAGGCGTTTATTCGTCAACTAAAAACGTTCTCTTTAGCGCGTAGTGCTGAACTGCAAACGTCAAATGGCTTGTTGCCTGGCCCGTTTTTGACATTGTCAATTAATCCGCAGGAATTCGACTTTGAAAACTCGCTTTCGGTTGGAATTTTCGTTGATTTGATGATTCGCTTTGTTGATGCTGAATATAGGGAAAAGTTTACAACGGATCCCGATATTTGTTATACGATTCTAGCGGACTTGCTTGGCAATACGTTTAAGGAAACTTCGCCGTATGCAGTACTTGCTGAAGTACAAATGCTGCGGATGCTTAATAGTCAGGGTTTAATTCACTCTGTTCGGGAAAATTGGCCTGGGCCGGATGGTAATGTCCATGATTTTGAACTTGAAAACTGCAGTGTAGAAGTTAAGTCGACTTTGCATGCAAAGGATCGACCTGAACTTGTTATTTCATCTCAACATCAGTTGCAAAGAACAGGGGATAAGCCGCTTTATGTAGTCTTGTTCCAGTACGAAAACACAGGTGATTTATCTATTGGTGAAGAAGTCGCTAGATATGAATCTCCTATGATAGAAATTAATGCTCTTGTTAATAAATTGAAGGATAAGGGGATTGTTGAGGGCTCGCTTTCGTGGCAAAAGCAATACCATTGGATTGAAAATCCTCGTTTTTATGAAGTGACAGACGATTTCCCAAGGATTACAGAAGACATGTTCGTGAATAATCAGTTCCCGCAAGATATAACCAAGATTATTTATCATGTGGATTTGAGAAACCAACAAGCTTACACGTTCGAAGAATTTTTAAACAGAATTTCAAATAATTAG